A region from the Desulfomarina profundi genome encodes:
- a CDS encoding LemA family protein, which translates to MIRLTRSVLLFFVIISLAGCGYNSLQVKEEAVFKTWADVESTLQRRADLIPNLVETVKGYAKHEAETLEAVINARSKAGAVQLTTDDLSDPAAMQKLQAAQGGLTSALSKLMLVVERYPDLKANQNFLDLQSQLEGTENRINVARQRYNKAVEVFNRAIRVFPASLTNSLLLHLERKEYFKADEGAKAVPKVKF; encoded by the coding sequence ATGATCCGTTTAACTCGTTCCGTACTGCTGTTTTTTGTTATTATTTCTCTTGCAGGCTGTGGTTACAACTCTCTTCAGGTCAAAGAAGAGGCCGTTTTCAAAACCTGGGCCGACGTGGAATCGACCCTGCAGCGGCGTGCAGACCTTATTCCCAACCTGGTAGAGACTGTCAAGGGATACGCGAAACACGAGGCAGAAACCCTGGAAGCGGTGATCAATGCGCGCTCCAAAGCCGGTGCTGTCCAGCTCACTACCGACGACCTGAGTGATCCGGCCGCGATGCAGAAACTCCAGGCTGCCCAGGGAGGGCTGACCAGCGCACTCTCCAAACTCATGCTGGTTGTGGAACGATATCCCGACCTGAAGGCAAACCAGAATTTTCTTGATCTGCAAAGCCAGCTGGAAGGAACGGAAAACCGAATCAATGTCGCCCGCCAGAGATACAACAAAGCCGTTGAGGTTTTCAACAGGGCCATCCGTGTCTTTCCCGCCAGCCTGACAAATTCCCTACTTCTTCATCTTGAAAGGAAGGAGTACTTCAAGGCGGACGAAGGCGCAAAAGCTGTACCGAAAGTCAAATTTTAG
- a CDS encoding TPM domain-containing protein, producing the protein MNPRNLFILLLTLYISAVFSPMQVRAKAVPPLTGRVIDNGSLLSPTTVSQLENFLADFEKKESTQIVVFTVNSLEGENLEEFSLKVAETWQLGQKDADNGVLLLIAKKERKIRIEVGYGLEGSLTDLTAGRIIRNIITPKFKSGNFDQGVIDGIAAITAAVKGEFDASAFTSTARKNNNDFSGFLIFILFAFFNLGRMFQKKRGLAVTIGAILAPLLTYLFFGLGLYLLALIPAGGFLGYLAATPGSSTRSGHPGGWSHGSGGSFGGFSGGGGFSGGGGGFGGGGSSGGW; encoded by the coding sequence ATGAACCCGAGAAACCTCTTCATCCTGCTGTTGACACTGTACATTTCTGCAGTGTTTTCCCCCATGCAGGTCCGGGCAAAAGCGGTTCCCCCGCTGACCGGCAGGGTTATCGATAACGGTTCCCTCCTCTCTCCCACCACGGTTAGCCAACTTGAAAATTTTCTGGCAGATTTTGAAAAAAAGGAATCAACTCAGATAGTAGTATTTACTGTCAATTCCCTGGAAGGGGAAAATCTCGAGGAATTTTCACTCAAAGTTGCCGAAACATGGCAGCTGGGACAAAAAGATGCCGACAACGGTGTTCTACTGCTCATCGCCAAAAAAGAAAGAAAAATCCGTATTGAAGTGGGGTATGGTCTTGAAGGCTCGCTCACTGACTTGACAGCGGGCAGAATCATCAGGAACATCATTACCCCGAAATTCAAAAGTGGCAATTTTGACCAAGGTGTCATTGATGGTATTGCGGCTATAACGGCCGCAGTAAAGGGAGAATTTGACGCCTCCGCCTTTACATCCACTGCCAGAAAAAACAACAATGACTTTTCCGGATTTTTAATTTTTATTCTTTTCGCATTTTTCAACCTGGGCAGAATGTTCCAGAAAAAAAGAGGCCTGGCGGTAACTATCGGCGCCATTCTTGCTCCTCTGCTCACCTACCTGTTTTTCGGTCTGGGTCTTTATCTGCTTGCCCTTATTCCTGCAGGTGGTTTTTTAGGTTATCTGGCAGCCACACCCGGCTCATCAACCCGTTCCGGACATCCAGGGGGCTGGTCCCACGGCTCCGGAGGATCTTTTGGCGGTTTCAGTGGCGGCGGCGGTTTCAGCGGTGGCGGTGGCGGCTTTGGTGGCGGTGGCTCCTCCGGAGGGTGGTAA
- a CDS encoding TPM domain-containing protein, translating into MAVSVAAAVSAVAVAALVAVAPPEGGNMATMAQKFLTGDEQKKITETVHEMELKTSGEIVVMVVSRSHSYPTAAITGTVLFALPLALIANMVLGPAIWIGSQNIWFFLALFSIFYITIHPFANRSNSLKRFFLDPLQVEEEVSEGAITSFFTEQLYKTEDENGILLYISVMEKKVWILGDCRINEKIDQSTWDTIISDLTRGIKENNKCEAICNAVREIGKILSSHFPIKENDKDELHNIIIR; encoded by the coding sequence TTGGCGGTTTCAGTGGCGGCGGCGGTTTCAGCGGTGGCGGTGGCGGCTTTGGTGGCGGTGGCTCCTCCGGAGGGTGGTAATATGGCAACTATGGCACAAAAATTTCTCACCGGGGACGAACAGAAGAAGATAACTGAAACTGTTCACGAAATGGAACTGAAAACTTCCGGAGAAATTGTGGTAATGGTTGTTTCAAGATCCCACAGTTATCCGACAGCCGCAATAACGGGCACTGTACTCTTTGCCCTGCCTCTTGCCCTTATCGCCAATATGGTTCTCGGACCGGCAATATGGATAGGCTCTCAAAACATATGGTTTTTCCTGGCTCTTTTTTCAATTTTTTATATCACAATTCATCCCTTCGCCAACCGTTCCAACAGTTTGAAAAGATTTTTTCTCGACCCGCTGCAGGTGGAAGAAGAAGTCAGCGAAGGCGCCATCACCTCTTTTTTCACAGAACAACTCTACAAAACAGAAGACGAAAACGGTATTCTGCTCTATATCTCCGTCATGGAGAAGAAGGTCTGGATCCTTGGAGATTGCCGGATCAATGAAAAGATTGACCAGAGCACCTGGGATACAATAATCTCAGATCTTACCCGTGGTATTAAAGAAAATAATAAATGTGAAGCCATCTGCAATGCCGTACGGGAAATAGGCAAAATTCTCAGCAGTCATTTCCCCATCAAGGAAAACGACAAGGATGAACTCCACAATATCATTATCCGCTGA
- a CDS encoding carboxymuconolactone decarboxylase family protein: MDKFHSRNRTYHDISKRYPDVIEALEKLGSTIRGLGPLDEKTSHLIQIAAAATGRSEGAVHSHTRRAIKAGATREEIYHTLLLLISTIGFPQTMAAISWCRDILEGSGGE; encoded by the coding sequence ATGGATAAATTTCACTCAAGAAACAGAACCTATCATGATATTTCAAAGCGTTACCCGGATGTAATTGAAGCTCTTGAAAAACTTGGTTCAACAATTCGGGGGTTGGGCCCACTGGACGAAAAAACCAGTCACCTGATCCAGATTGCCGCAGCAGCAACAGGGAGATCCGAAGGTGCCGTCCACTCTCACACCAGGCGCGCCATTAAGGCGGGTGCCACAAGGGAAGAAATATATCACACTCTGCTTTTGCTCATTTCCACCATAGGTTTTCCCCAGACCATGGCGGCTATTTCCTGGTGCAGAGATATACTGGAAGGCTCAGGAGGTGAGTAG
- the ctlX gene encoding citrulline utilization hydrolase CtlX codes for MVRPHRFHPNPETASDNAFQRTDSDRTVRQMAEDGYREVTEAARRLEKEGVRVHIFEDRGEKETPDSVFPNNWFSTHPGGHVAVYPMYSPSRRRERRSDILEMLKAEYRVQDIIDYSCLEYDGLFLEGTGAMVLDHIARVAYTARSNRADPIALERFCTHFNFEPMAFDTADPGGRSIYHTNVMMSIATDFAMVGFEIMSDRARREEIRARLREMGRDVIELDNEQISEFAANSIELSAGDKRILAISSRGAASLHKEQKDIIEKSIKIVELSVPTIELAGGSVRCMLAGIHLARRY; via the coding sequence ATGGTACGTCCCCACAGGTTTCATCCAAATCCGGAGACCGCTTCAGACAATGCATTTCAGCGAACCGACAGTGACAGAACTGTCAGACAGATGGCGGAAGACGGGTATCGGGAGGTAACAGAGGCAGCCAGGCGTCTGGAAAAAGAAGGTGTGCGGGTCCATATTTTTGAGGACCGTGGGGAGAAGGAGACTCCGGATTCGGTTTTTCCGAACAACTGGTTTTCCACCCATCCCGGTGGACATGTTGCTGTCTATCCCATGTACTCCCCGAGCAGACGGCGGGAGAGACGTTCTGATATTCTGGAGATGCTGAAGGCGGAGTATCGGGTCCAGGATATTATCGATTATTCCTGCCTGGAATATGACGGGCTTTTTCTGGAGGGAACCGGAGCCATGGTTCTTGATCATATTGCTCGGGTTGCCTATACGGCTCGTTCAAACCGGGCAGATCCCATTGCTCTGGAACGGTTCTGCACTCATTTTAATTTTGAACCTATGGCTTTTGATACTGCAGATCCCGGTGGTCGATCGATTTATCATACCAATGTGATGATGTCTATCGCGACGGATTTTGCCATGGTTGGTTTCGAGATAATGAGTGACAGGGCAAGAAGAGAGGAGATAAGAGCACGTCTGAGAGAAATGGGCAGGGATGTCATTGAGCTTGATAACGAGCAGATCAGCGAGTTTGCCGCAAATTCAATTGAGCTGTCTGCCGGTGATAAGAGAATTCTTGCCATTTCTTCAAGGGGGGCTGCATCACTGCATAAAGAGCAGAAGGATATTATAGAAAAATCGATAAAAATTGTCGAATTGTCTGTACCTACAATCGAACTTGCCGGTGGCTCTGTCCGCTGTATGCTGGCAGGAATCCATCTCGCGAGGAGATATTAA
- a CDS encoding TAXI family TRAP transporter solute-binding subunit codes for MKLELLLKRFAVAACVTGLFLTGSALAAPQPQNFLLATASTGGTYYPVGVAISTLTKVKLQPKLKIGMSAINSAGSGENVKLLRENEAQFAILQGLFGYYAWNGKGPLTQDGPQKELRSVTMLWQNVEQFTILSNRAKTGTIADIAGLKGERLSLGKKNSGTIGSNKTILRNLGLDAEKDFKLIHVGYGPSADALQNGQIVGMSTPAGVPAGAVTRALAAMGKKVTILDFTDEQAKKADGGLNLWTRYVIPAGTYPSQDKDVKTIAQPNFLAVRADVSEEAVYQITKTIYENLPFLNAIHKATKAIKPDKALAGLPMPLHPGAVRYYREIGLKIPEYLTAK; via the coding sequence ATGAAGTTAGAACTACTGTTAAAACGATTTGCTGTAGCTGCCTGTGTGACGGGACTATTTCTGACGGGAAGCGCTCTTGCCGCACCCCAACCCCAAAACTTCCTGCTTGCAACCGCCAGTACCGGGGGTACCTATTATCCGGTTGGAGTGGCAATTTCCACACTCACCAAGGTCAAACTGCAGCCCAAGCTGAAAATCGGAATGTCAGCTATCAACTCGGCCGGTTCCGGTGAAAATGTCAAACTTCTACGGGAAAACGAAGCCCAGTTTGCCATTCTCCAGGGACTTTTCGGTTACTATGCCTGGAACGGAAAAGGCCCCCTGACGCAGGACGGGCCCCAGAAGGAACTCCGTTCAGTAACCATGCTCTGGCAGAATGTTGAGCAATTCACAATTCTTTCGAACAGGGCAAAGACAGGAACTATCGCAGATATCGCAGGACTCAAGGGGGAAAGGCTTTCCCTGGGAAAAAAGAACTCCGGGACAATCGGTTCCAACAAGACAATCCTTCGTAACCTCGGCCTGGATGCGGAAAAGGATTTTAAACTGATCCATGTTGGTTACGGGCCCAGTGCTGATGCTCTGCAGAACGGACAGATTGTCGGCATGTCGACCCCGGCTGGTGTTCCCGCCGGAGCAGTGACCAGAGCTCTTGCAGCCATGGGAAAGAAAGTGACCATTCTCGATTTTACAGATGAACAGGCAAAAAAAGCTGATGGCGGTCTGAATCTCTGGACAAGATATGTCATTCCAGCCGGCACCTATCCCAGTCAGGACAAGGATGTGAAAACCATTGCTCAACCGAATTTTCTGGCGGTACGGGCTGATGTGAGCGAAGAGGCTGTTTACCAAATCACAAAAACCATTTATGAAAACCTGCCGTTTCTCAATGCCATACATAAAGCCACCAAAGCCATCAAACCTGACAAGGCCCTGGCCGGACTGCCCATGCCCCTCCATCCGGGTGCAGTGCGCTACTACCGGGAAATCGGTCTGAAAATACCGGAATATCTCACTGCCAAGTAA
- a CDS encoding TRAP transporter permease produces the protein MQKKIEKALFFVGIAISLLHIYFNIFGILPGLWQNSLHYSGFAILCTLSYPMFSGKKERSRFILTIDIIIGITAAISALYLISMEDAIYARGVHLALPEWIAGILLILSALELTRRTTGPIIPILIILALTYVGWWGGLLDGVFRFSGLTSETILFRSIYGDDGLFGNIARISSTFVFMFILFGAFLLRSGAGDFVINLARAVAGRTVGGPGLVAVFASGLTGTISGSAVANTASTGVITIPLMKKAGFPPKFAAGVEAAASTGGQLMPPIMGAGAFVMASYTQIPYTTIVTVSVLPAILYFATVAFFVRIEAKKRNVQVIEDERVKPMEVLKKGGLPFLLPITVLIGLLVFGFTPTYAAGISILAVIAASWLTPNRMGPRAILEALALGAKNMTMTAILLCSVGLIVNVIATTGIGNTFSLMITNWAGHSLIIAIILIALASLVLGMGLPVTAAYIVLGTLSAPALYNLIIDNKLIELIAAGLLSEEAKAIFMLALPEKVGMLNHSMGLDQAAALLAAVPPDLAGTLRDIAVGGSTATFALLSAHMIIFWLSQDSNVTPPVCLTAFTAAAIAKTPPMSTGLESWKIAKGIYIMPLLFAYTPFLGGSWYEVISIFLFALIGVYAFTGAIQGYLEQKLSWVLRLVVLGLAFSLLAPSNILIHSAAAIAFTFLLFFNVKRGQAQTLTPEPATK, from the coding sequence GTGCAAAAAAAAATTGAAAAGGCGCTGTTTTTTGTCGGAATTGCCATATCTCTGCTCCATATCTATTTCAATATTTTTGGAATATTACCCGGATTATGGCAGAATTCACTCCACTATTCCGGTTTTGCAATTCTCTGTACCCTTTCCTACCCGATGTTTTCGGGAAAGAAAGAACGATCACGTTTCATCCTGACGATTGATATTATTATAGGTATAACGGCTGCGATATCGGCACTCTATTTAATATCCATGGAGGATGCCATCTATGCCCGAGGCGTCCATCTGGCTCTCCCTGAATGGATTGCCGGTATTCTTCTTATTCTCTCGGCCCTTGAATTGACCCGGCGAACAACGGGGCCGATCATTCCCATTCTCATTATTCTCGCCCTGACATATGTTGGCTGGTGGGGTGGACTGTTGGACGGCGTCTTTCGATTCAGTGGACTGACTTCGGAAACCATTCTTTTCAGATCCATTTACGGAGACGACGGCTTATTCGGCAATATTGCCAGGATATCATCAACTTTTGTTTTCATGTTTATCCTGTTCGGTGCTTTTCTCCTGCGTTCCGGGGCAGGTGATTTCGTTATCAACCTGGCAAGAGCCGTTGCCGGAAGAACTGTAGGAGGGCCAGGGCTGGTTGCAGTGTTCGCCTCAGGGTTGACGGGAACTATCTCCGGCTCTGCAGTTGCAAACACGGCATCCACTGGTGTAATTACCATTCCGTTAATGAAAAAAGCTGGGTTTCCACCGAAATTTGCTGCAGGTGTTGAAGCGGCCGCATCCACTGGTGGCCAACTCATGCCTCCCATCATGGGCGCCGGCGCTTTTGTCATGGCAAGTTACACCCAGATTCCCTACACGACAATAGTGACGGTCAGCGTACTTCCGGCCATTCTTTACTTTGCCACGGTGGCCTTCTTTGTCCGAATTGAAGCCAAAAAGAGAAATGTACAGGTTATAGAGGATGAAAGAGTAAAACCAATGGAAGTATTGAAAAAAGGCGGACTGCCCTTTCTTCTCCCCATAACGGTTCTGATCGGCCTGCTCGTTTTCGGATTTACACCAACTTATGCTGCCGGAATATCGATTCTCGCAGTTATTGCTGCCTCCTGGCTTACCCCGAACAGGATGGGACCGCGGGCTATTCTGGAAGCCCTGGCCCTGGGGGCAAAGAACATGACCATGACGGCCATTCTCCTCTGCAGTGTCGGATTGATTGTCAACGTTATCGCCACCACGGGAATCGGCAATACTTTTTCTCTCATGATCACAAACTGGGCGGGACACAGCCTTATCATTGCCATAATCCTCATCGCCCTCGCCTCCCTGGTCCTCGGTATGGGACTGCCGGTAACTGCAGCTTATATTGTCCTTGGAACCCTGTCGGCACCTGCCCTCTACAACCTGATTATTGACAATAAACTTATTGAACTGATTGCCGCCGGACTTCTTTCAGAAGAGGCAAAAGCGATCTTCATGCTCGCCCTGCCTGAAAAGGTCGGCATGCTGAACCATTCAATGGGACTGGACCAGGCTGCGGCTCTGCTGGCGGCTGTGCCTCCTGACCTGGCCGGGACCTTGCGCGATATTGCCGTGGGAGGCAGCACAGCCACCTTTGCCCTGCTCTCCGCTCATATGATTATTTTCTGGCTCAGCCAGGACAGTAATGTTACTCCGCCGGTCTGCCTGACCGCCTTTACCGCTGCCGCCATTGCCAAAACTCCGCCCATGTCGACCGGACTGGAATCCTGGAAAATTGCCAAGGGAATCTATATCATGCCACTGCTTTTTGCCTATACCCCCTTCCTGGGTGGCTCATGGTACGAGGTGATTTCAATATTCCTCTTTGCCCTCATCGGAGTTTATGCCTTTACCGGAGCCATCCAGGGATATCTTGAGCAGAAATTGAGTTGGGTTTTGAGACTGGTTGTTCTGGGTCTGGCTTTTTCCCTGCTTGCGCCCTCAAACATACTGATCCATTCGGCTGCGGCCATTGCCTTCACTTTCCTGTTGTTTTTCAATGTGAAAAGAGGACAGGCACAAACCTTAACCCCTGAACCGGCAACAAAATGA
- a CDS encoding lactate racemase domain-containing protein produces MKNSGRVCEIAFGKKFLPVTFPANSIDLSISNPSPRMNSTLFKRSLSRFLNKHPLDLSRPVIVVTDKTRLCDYPAYLPPLIEILKQYGMHPKSLRFIIAYGTHPVQSDEESRQLYGDTYDSFPFIHHDCDDIKLFVDLGKTSRGTPIRFRKDIMEASAVITIGPIVHHYFAGYGGGRKLLFPGCGERKAIYKNHSLYLEEKGLATGCQPGTLKNNPLAEDLAEIAARKPADMAIHGILDSHGHVCNMLVSNSNQEYHKACAIHGQHCEIETEPFDLVVASCGGFPKDINFIQSHKAIHNSAMFVKDGGLLIVYSECRDGIGSETFLPWFRMGSFKKAFKALGENYQGNGGTALAMMTKLKRIRIGMVTNLDIETCRLIGVEKWQNHEVEKLLASTETIPAWISNGSLLVKKESKRKNTVLHGGKYHLSGLK; encoded by the coding sequence ATGAAAAATTCCGGCCGAGTCTGTGAAATTGCTTTTGGAAAAAAATTCCTCCCCGTAACATTTCCGGCGAACAGTATTGATCTGAGCATCTCGAATCCCTCCCCCAGAATGAACAGTACACTGTTCAAAAGGAGTCTTTCCCGTTTTCTCAATAAACATCCTCTTGATCTCTCAAGACCTGTCATCGTCGTCACTGATAAAACCAGACTCTGTGACTATCCCGCTTACCTGCCTCCACTCATTGAGATTTTAAAGCAATATGGCATGCACCCGAAAAGCCTCCGGTTCATAATCGCTTATGGAACTCATCCAGTCCAGAGCGACGAGGAGAGCAGGCAACTCTATGGCGACACGTACGATTCCTTTCCATTCATTCACCATGACTGTGATGACATAAAACTCTTTGTCGATCTCGGAAAAACCTCCCGCGGGACTCCAATACGATTTCGAAAAGATATTATGGAAGCAAGCGCTGTCATTACAATAGGTCCGATTGTTCACCATTATTTTGCCGGTTACGGCGGAGGACGCAAACTTCTTTTCCCCGGATGTGGAGAGAGAAAAGCTATCTATAAAAATCACTCCCTCTATCTCGAAGAGAAGGGCCTTGCCACCGGGTGTCAGCCGGGTACTTTGAAAAACAACCCCCTGGCAGAGGATCTGGCAGAAATTGCAGCCCGAAAACCGGCAGACATGGCCATCCACGGTATCCTGGATTCCCACGGACATGTCTGTAATATGCTGGTCAGCAACAGTAATCAGGAATACCACAAAGCCTGTGCAATCCATGGACAACACTGTGAAATTGAAACAGAACCGTTTGATCTGGTCGTTGCCTCCTGTGGCGGATTCCCCAAGGACATCAATTTTATCCAGAGTCATAAGGCCATCCATAACAGCGCCATGTTTGTAAAAGACGGTGGACTGCTGATAGTCTACAGTGAATGTCGGGACGGAATAGGTTCTGAGACTTTTTTGCCCTGGTTCAGGATGGGGAGTTTTAAAAAAGCTTTTAAGGCACTGGGGGAAAATTACCAGGGAAATGGCGGAACGGCCCTTGCCATGATGACCAAACTGAAGAGAATACGCATCGGAATGGTCACCAACCTCGATATTGAAACATGCCGTCTTATAGGTGTGGAAAAATGGCAGAACCATGAGGTGGAAAAGCTGCTTGCCTCCACAGAAACGATTCCGGCCTGGATCAGTAACGGCAGCCTGCTTGTGAAAAAAGAATCAAAGCGAAAAAATACAGTCCTGCACGGCGGGAAGTACCATTTATCAGGGCTTAAATAG
- a CDS encoding sensor histidine kinase, which produces MKHLFTYFFLPVVFLCALLLVPAIGIYHEFYCEGSGIVSSSAPVYELSEHWQYQWGAPGENTVSDVDWKPINNPINPPGRRNNTLLWLRYRLPTTAVTDGTLFIGGKGVLLTFETFLDDQLIYKFGKLTAMGEGKFSGISSHLIHLGDDYRGKMVTFKVFSDYANIGIRGKVVYGSRSALLENIIKNDFSRFIIGLFLILIGVLDLLVYRTNFGRVGSVSMFGILAVSMGLYTTNLTALKDLIFHAPVFWFNVYIVAMSLIPVGATGFVWQTFRPVKGNIFHRIWQFQLGYACICQVIFLLILHSFLPMTVGSWTLNILRLLLLVQMGLITGVCMVDFFIKKEKLVGIYLCGFVPIILCGVHDALVGLGKLESSSSFVPLALLVFILTLECIKRLQNIEIHNTLEIYARQLEKRSNEKIELLKDLHDGLGGLVTNIKFLSQMGLNNPSEEGMRQSLISVSELSNDCMVEIGSFMQSLDENEADWLVLAQTLSHIGEKMLTPLGLSFVFRKNVDETMPEPDGFLFLNILKIFKEALANIIKHAEAEHVDAEFHVTEEKAVMVIQDDGQGFGDDIVKGHGLANMRTRAAKIGGSLLIESKAGTCVTLLFKP; this is translated from the coding sequence ATGAAACATCTCTTTACGTATTTTTTCCTGCCAGTGGTGTTTTTGTGTGCGTTATTATTAGTTCCGGCAATAGGGATCTACCATGAATTCTACTGCGAGGGTTCTGGTATTGTCTCATCTTCTGCTCCCGTGTATGAACTTTCGGAGCACTGGCAATATCAGTGGGGAGCTCCAGGGGAAAATACGGTTTCTGATGTCGACTGGAAACCTATAAATAATCCGATAAATCCACCTGGCCGAAGAAACAATACCCTTCTCTGGCTCAGGTACAGGTTGCCCACTACAGCTGTAACAGATGGTACACTCTTTATAGGTGGCAAAGGAGTGCTGTTAACATTTGAGACATTCTTGGACGATCAGCTGATATACAAGTTTGGTAAACTGACAGCCATGGGAGAAGGGAAGTTTTCGGGTATATCCTCCCATCTTATTCATCTTGGTGACGATTACCGTGGGAAAATGGTGACGTTCAAGGTTTTTTCGGATTATGCCAATATAGGTATTCGGGGTAAAGTGGTTTATGGTTCAAGGTCTGCTCTGCTTGAAAACATCATCAAAAATGATTTTAGCCGTTTTATAATCGGTCTCTTTCTTATTTTGATAGGTGTTCTGGATTTACTGGTGTACCGGACAAATTTTGGCCGCGTTGGATCAGTGTCCATGTTTGGTATTCTGGCTGTCAGTATGGGGCTGTACACTACAAATCTTACAGCGCTTAAAGATCTGATTTTTCATGCACCTGTATTTTGGTTCAATGTTTATATTGTTGCCATGTCTCTCATACCTGTCGGGGCGACAGGATTTGTCTGGCAGACCTTCAGGCCGGTAAAAGGGAATATTTTTCACCGTATCTGGCAGTTTCAACTCGGATATGCCTGTATTTGTCAGGTTATTTTTCTGCTTATTCTCCATTCTTTTCTGCCCATGACAGTAGGCTCATGGACATTGAATATTCTTCGTTTACTTCTTCTTGTGCAGATGGGGCTTATTACAGGTGTCTGTATGGTCGATTTTTTTATTAAAAAAGAAAAGTTGGTCGGGATTTACCTGTGTGGTTTTGTGCCGATTATTCTCTGCGGTGTTCACGATGCGCTAGTGGGTCTCGGTAAGCTTGAATCATCATCTTCGTTTGTCCCCTTGGCGCTTCTTGTTTTTATATTGACTCTAGAATGTATCAAACGACTGCAGAATATTGAAATACACAATACGTTGGAAATCTATGCCAGACAACTTGAGAAAAGATCAAACGAAAAAATTGAATTACTTAAAGATCTTCATGATGGGCTTGGAGGGCTTGTAACCAATATAAAATTTTTATCTCAGATGGGGCTGAATAATCCATCGGAAGAGGGGATGAGACAGAGCCTTATCAGTGTCTCTGAGCTTTCAAATGACTGTATGGTCGAGATTGGCAGTTTTATGCAGAGTCTTGATGAGAATGAGGCAGACTGGCTTGTACTGGCACAAACTCTTTCCCATATTGGTGAGAAAATGCTGACGCCTTTGGGATTGTCGTTTGTTTTTAGAAAAAATGTTGATGAAACCATGCCAGAACCGGACGGGTTCCTGTTCTTAAATATCCTGAAAATATTTAAAGAAGCTTTAGCGAATATCATTAAACATGCAGAAGCAGAACATGTTGATGCTGAGTTTCATGTAACAGAAGAAAAAGCAGTCATGGTTATACAGGATGATGGCCAGGGTTTTGGTGATGATATCGTGAAAGGACATGGCCTTGCCAACATGCGGACAAGAGCAGCAAAAATTGGTGGCAGCTTGCTCATTGAATCAAAGGCAGGAACCTGTGTGACTCTGCTATTTAAGCCCTGA
- a CDS encoding response regulator, with amino-acid sequence MQIKIVLADDHKLIRDGLRSLIDNEKDLKVVAEAGNGRDAVTFVKQHAVDVVVMDIHMPDLNGIDATRLILKAKPDTKVIALSIHSTNTFVKEMLQAGVSGYLVKHCAFEELADAIRMVTNDKPYLSSQIVATVMKDYTGPHLQDKGSVFSILSTREREVLQLVAEGLKSDEIGTRLFISVKTVSSHRRQIMKKLSLNSVAELTRYAVSEGLVPQEY; translated from the coding sequence ATGCAGATCAAAATAGTACTTGCCGATGACCATAAACTCATAAGGGATGGCCTTCGTTCTTTAATTGATAACGAAAAGGATCTGAAAGTTGTGGCGGAGGCTGGCAATGGCCGGGATGCGGTCACATTTGTCAAACAACATGCTGTCGATGTCGTGGTCATGGATATCCATATGCCCGATCTCAATGGCATTGATGCGACCAGGTTGATTCTCAAGGCAAAACCGGACACCAAGGTGATTGCCCTCTCTATTCACTCCACAAATACATTTGTCAAAGAAATGCTGCAGGCGGGCGTGTCCGGTTATCTCGTCAAACACTGTGCTTTTGAAGAACTTGCAGATGCCATACGCATGGTTACAAACGACAAACCATATTTGAGCTCCCAGATTGTCGCCACCGTTATGAAAGACTATACCGGCCCACACCTTCAGGACAAAGGCTCCGTTTTTTCAATCCTCAGCACACGGGAACGCGAAGTACTCCAGCTCGTAGCCGAAGGATTGAAGTCTGATGAGATTGGTACACGCCTGTTTATCAGTGTAAAAACAGTCTCTTCACATCGAAGACAGATTATGAAAAAACTCAGTTTGAACAGTGTGGCAGAGCTGACTCGTTATGCAGTCAGTGAGGGGCTGGTACCACAGGAATATTAG